A window from Pseudomonas alloputida encodes these proteins:
- the tssA gene encoding type VI secretion system protein TssA, with product MSLVADVEAQEITRLLAPIDAQVPAGLFDGEDETYQAIDQEMVKLGGLQEASIDWDYIEEASAQYLERQCKHLRIVAHLSVAWLRSGCWERWGFTLALLGGMIDNYWETAHPTPGPKGFLTKRKIVGLLFNRLIDALPRLDRFTYTPAHAAAAKGALARLLRQQEAAQLAPAVLVELERLLHKHTALANGIGERDAPKAPVESPQPAPLADVIATPKPCLSGGNERETRRAILSMAELINQQDPYDPTGYQLRRFGLWAHIQAAPQTRQCNRTELMAVPRDIASDYEEAIAGTVIDAALLQRVEKSVSASPFWIRGSFLAATAASRLAMGEVAEAIRAATARFVLRMPALQQLCFSDGRVFVDDQCLAWLKGADGQSEQAEASQEFTSLREELVSQLESGGVEPVLLRLQGMQADFRAPRERCHTTLIAADLLAARGVSWLAQDLCAGVARTMQQTTASDWEPEVFQRLQQYASSHVLADRNKEQEPR from the coding sequence ATGTCGCTGGTAGCTGATGTCGAGGCGCAAGAAATCACACGGTTGCTCGCACCCATCGATGCCCAGGTGCCGGCGGGGCTGTTCGATGGGGAAGACGAAACCTACCAGGCCATTGACCAGGAGATGGTCAAGCTGGGTGGGCTGCAGGAAGCGTCTATCGACTGGGACTACATCGAGGAGGCCTCTGCTCAGTACCTGGAGCGACAGTGCAAGCATCTGCGGATCGTCGCGCACTTGAGCGTTGCGTGGCTGCGCAGTGGCTGTTGGGAGCGCTGGGGGTTCACCTTGGCGTTGCTGGGCGGAATGATCGACAACTATTGGGAAACCGCTCATCCAACGCCTGGCCCGAAAGGCTTCCTGACCAAGCGCAAGATCGTTGGCCTGTTGTTCAATCGCTTGATCGATGCGCTGCCGCGCCTTGATCGTTTCACGTACACCCCGGCTCACGCCGCAGCGGCGAAGGGTGCATTGGCCCGTTTGCTACGTCAGCAGGAAGCCGCCCAGCTTGCCCCGGCTGTTCTGGTTGAGCTGGAGCGCCTGTTGCACAAACACACGGCGCTTGCCAACGGTATTGGCGAGCGCGATGCGCCCAAGGCTCCGGTGGAGAGCCCGCAACCTGCGCCGCTGGCGGATGTCATCGCCACGCCGAAACCCTGCTTGTCGGGCGGTAACGAGCGCGAGACGCGCCGAGCCATCTTGAGCATGGCCGAGCTGATCAATCAGCAGGACCCTTACGACCCGACCGGCTATCAACTGCGGCGCTTCGGTCTGTGGGCCCACATTCAGGCCGCACCGCAAACCCGGCAGTGCAACCGTACAGAGTTGATGGCAGTGCCGCGGGATATTGCCAGCGACTATGAGGAGGCCATCGCCGGCACTGTAATCGACGCAGCGTTGCTCCAGCGGGTCGAAAAAAGTGTGTCGGCTTCGCCCTTCTGGATTCGCGGCAGCTTTCTTGCCGCAACCGCCGCGTCGCGGCTGGCGATGGGCGAAGTGGCTGAGGCCATCCGTGCGGCGACCGCTCGTTTCGTGCTGCGCATGCCAGCGCTGCAGCAGCTGTGCTTCAGCGACGGTCGGGTGTTTGTCGACGACCAATGCCTGGCCTGGCTCAAAGGGGCAGACGGGCAATCCGAGCAAGCCGAAGCTTCCCAAGAGTTCACCAGCCTTCGCGAAGAACTGGTCAGCCAGCTGGAAAGCGGCGGCGTAGAACCGGTGTTGCTAAGGCTGCAGGGGATGCAGGCAGATTTTCGAGCCCCTCGCGAGCGCTGCCATACCACCCTCATCGCAGCGGACCTGTTGGCCGCACGAGGCGTGTCCTGGTTAGCCCAGGACCTGTGCGCCGGGGTAGCGCGCACGATGCAGCAAACCACCGCCAGCGACTGGGAGCCCGAGGTATTCCAGCGGCTTCAACAATACGCGTCCTCCCACGTGCTGGCCGATCGGAACAAGGAGCAGGAGCCTCGATGA